One window of the Maribacter algicola genome contains the following:
- the pafA gene encoding alkaline phosphatase PafA, whose protein sequence is MTIRFRTVFPSIFIGLLIFFQGYSQRKNKVEEEVQLRSMPKLVVGIVVDQMRYDYLTRFYDQYEEGGFKRMVAEGYNCKNNHFNYAPTSTGPGHTSVYTGTTPATHGVIGNNWYDKENDEDVYCASDERYASVGTTSDAGQMSPHRMTVTTVTDELRLHTQMRGKTIAIALKDRGAVLPGGHTANAAYWFHGDNEGKWITSSYYMDALPKWVDDFNSSGVAQSYKRGWNTLKDINTYVESGVDDNTFEGLFEGETSSTFPHNPQNLLDKDKDFEIIKNTPYGNSLTADFAIEALKQEQLGQDEITDFLAISFSSTDYVGHMFGVNSKEVEDTYIRLDLDLARLFKALDKNVGEGEYTVFLTADHAAIDVPSYLMSARIPASYVDNSTTKTKFAEFLRYTYGTEDIVKNYSNYQIFLDHKIIKNLDLEIKEVQEAIAKEFLSYDYVDRVYTAYQMWENSYTSGIPYILQNGYNQKRSGDVLLVLKPGTITYAKTGSTHGSPQIYDTHVPLLFFGKGIKQGSTVDRTEIPDIAPTISALLGIAFPSGATGKPLSEVLE, encoded by the coding sequence ATGACTATTCGTTTCAGAACTGTATTCCCCAGTATTTTTATCGGGCTATTGATTTTTTTCCAAGGCTATTCCCAACGTAAGAACAAGGTTGAGGAGGAAGTTCAACTACGATCAATGCCAAAGTTGGTCGTGGGTATTGTGGTGGACCAAATGCGATATGATTATTTGACACGCTTTTACGATCAGTATGAGGAAGGCGGGTTTAAAAGAATGGTGGCAGAGGGTTATAACTGTAAGAACAATCATTTCAATTACGCCCCTACCAGTACCGGACCGGGCCACACATCCGTTTATACGGGAACTACCCCGGCCACGCACGGGGTAATAGGGAACAACTGGTATGATAAGGAAAATGATGAGGACGTCTATTGTGCATCGGATGAGCGCTATGCTTCTGTAGGAACCACATCGGATGCCGGCCAAATGTCACCGCACAGAATGACCGTTACCACCGTCACGGATGAACTTCGATTGCATACCCAAATGAGGGGTAAAACCATAGCCATTGCTCTCAAGGATAGAGGGGCCGTACTTCCAGGTGGGCATACGGCGAATGCAGCTTATTGGTTTCATGGCGATAATGAGGGTAAATGGATTACGAGCAGTTATTATATGGACGCACTGCCAAAATGGGTGGACGATTTCAATAGCTCCGGGGTTGCACAATCCTATAAGCGCGGTTGGAATACCTTGAAGGACATAAATACATACGTGGAAAGCGGTGTGGACGACAATACTTTTGAAGGACTATTTGAGGGAGAAACATCCTCTACATTTCCCCATAATCCACAAAACTTATTGGATAAAGACAAGGATTTTGAAATTATAAAGAATACGCCGTATGGAAATAGCCTTACGGCCGATTTTGCCATTGAAGCTCTAAAACAGGAGCAATTGGGACAGGATGAAATCACGGATTTTTTGGCGATCAGCTTCTCCAGCACCGATTATGTTGGGCATATGTTCGGGGTGAACTCTAAAGAGGTAGAGGATACCTATATTCGTTTGGATTTGGATTTGGCCCGACTCTTTAAGGCACTGGACAAAAATGTGGGCGAAGGGGAGTACACCGTTTTTTTGACGGCGGACCATGCCGCCATCGATGTACCTTCCTATTTGATGTCTGCAAGGATTCCTGCAAGCTATGTGGATAACAGTACTACCAAAACCAAGTTTGCGGAGTTTTTGAGGTATACCTATGGAACAGAGGATATAGTCAAGAATTATTCAAATTATCAAATTTTTCTAGATCATAAGATTATAAAAAATCTAGATTTAGAAATTAAGGAAGTGCAGGAAGCTATAGCGAAGGAATTTTTAAGCTATGATTATGTAGACCGGGTGTACACCGCATATCAAATGTGGGAAAACAGTTATACATCAGGTATTCCCTATATTTTACAAAATGGTTATAACCAAAAGAGATCGGGAGATGTGCTACTTGTTTTGAAACCTGGAACCATTACCTATGCCAAAACCGGTTCCACCCATGGATCACCACAGATATATGATACGCATGTGCCTTTGCTATTCTTTGGGAAAGGAATAAAACAGGGAAGCACCGTGGATCGAACGGAAATTCCGGATATCGCCCCAACAATTTCAGCTTTATTGGGTATCGCCTTTCCTAGTGGAGCAACAGGGAAACCCCTTTCAGAAGTATTGGAGTAA